Proteins encoded within one genomic window of Bacillus sp. 1NLA3E:
- a CDS encoding SCO family protein, with product MIRKRYGLILVLLLSVILTSCGQKEIKNAKNWPLQDFTYTDQDGKTFGLSDLKGKVWVSDFIFTTCVDVCMPMTANMAKLQTKLKDEGIKNVELVSFSVDPAVDNPEQLKMFSKNFNADLKNWHFLTGYKQEEIEQFALKNYKTIVKKPVNEDQVIHGTDFYLIDKNGTIVKYYNGLEEIPFKEIINDIKTLQ from the coding sequence ATGATTAGAAAGAGATATGGACTTATTCTGGTCCTTCTACTGAGTGTCATTCTCACATCATGTGGTCAAAAGGAAATAAAAAATGCAAAAAACTGGCCACTTCAAGATTTTACCTACACAGATCAGGATGGAAAAACATTTGGTTTATCTGATTTAAAAGGAAAGGTTTGGGTTTCTGATTTTATCTTTACAACTTGTGTGGATGTTTGCATGCCAATGACGGCTAATATGGCAAAACTTCAAACCAAGTTAAAGGATGAGGGTATCAAAAATGTTGAGTTAGTCTCATTCAGTGTCGACCCAGCAGTCGATAACCCGGAACAATTGAAAATGTTCTCTAAAAATTTTAATGCGGATTTGAAAAACTGGCATTTTTTAACTGGCTACAAGCAAGAGGAAATTGAACAGTTTGCATTGAAAAATTATAAAACTATTGTAAAGAAACCTGTAAACGAAGACCAAGTAATTCATGGAACAGATTTTTATTTGATTGATAAAAATGGAACAATCGTAAAATATTATAATGGTTTAGAAGAAATTCCTTTTAAAGAAATTATCAATGACATCAAAACATTACAATAG
- a CDS encoding DegV family protein translates to MSKVKIVTDSTVDLTNEDIQKYNLEVVPLTISIDGETYIDRVDITPTEFIQKMKQSVELPKSSQPSSGTFLEVYDRLAEEGYEVISIHMTGGMSGTVQSAASAAQMSKGKVEVVDSRFISKGLSFQVIEAAEMAQQGKTVPEILARINVIREQTRLFVVIDTLENMVKGGRIGKGRAMVGSLLNIKPIASLEGGVYTPVAKVRSHSQVVKYLAKHFADEVKDKTIKGVGLVHAEGFALATKLKEAIIELTGYSNFDIVDTTPVISTHTGIGTIGFMYYFE, encoded by the coding sequence TTGAGTAAAGTTAAAATCGTAACCGATTCCACAGTGGATTTAACAAATGAAGATATACAAAAATATAACCTAGAAGTAGTACCGTTAACGATTAGTATAGACGGTGAAACCTATATTGATCGAGTTGATATTACCCCTACTGAGTTTATTCAAAAAATGAAACAATCAGTTGAATTGCCTAAAAGCTCCCAACCATCCTCTGGCACATTTTTAGAAGTATATGACCGGCTCGCTGAAGAGGGTTATGAAGTAATTTCTATTCACATGACAGGTGGAATGAGCGGAACTGTTCAATCTGCTGCAAGTGCAGCCCAAATGAGTAAAGGAAAAGTAGAGGTAGTCGATTCGCGCTTTATTTCTAAAGGACTATCCTTCCAGGTGATCGAAGCTGCAGAAATGGCCCAACAAGGAAAAACGGTACCTGAAATATTAGCAAGAATCAATGTGATTCGCGAGCAGACACGGCTTTTTGTCGTTATTGATACACTTGAAAATATGGTGAAGGGTGGCAGAATTGGTAAAGGGAGAGCAATGGTCGGTTCTTTGCTCAATATCAAACCGATTGCTTCACTTGAGGGTGGGGTTTATACACCAGTTGCAAAGGTACGTAGCCATTCACAAGTGGTTAAATATTTGGCGAAACATTTTGCCGATGAGGTTAAAGACAAGACCATTAAGGGAGTCGGCCTTGTTCATGCAGAAGGATTTGCATTAGCGACTAAGTTAAAAGAAGCAATCATAGAATTAACTGGTTATTCTAATTTTGACATTGTTGATACCACACCAGTGATAAGTACACATACCGGTATTGGTACAATCGGATTCATGTATTACTTTGAATAG